In Henckelia pumila isolate YLH828 unplaced genomic scaffold, ASM3356847v2 CTG_80:::fragment_1, whole genome shotgun sequence, one genomic interval encodes:
- the LOC140873728 gene encoding uncharacterized protein, translating into MADENPSSRNLDLNLGPLDNSSSYDSLPGSGSYPYVSMNLEDWLDGPVHRVRDVVRQRGQRWRSLWRQVPIPPETRNLALELSGGIDQQTGEGSVAAEERTVGSAKVCENGVGCLEDGGLGKKEGCGKNDADDGSFFDCNICLDLAKDPVVTCCGHLFCWPCLYRWLHHHSDAKECPVCKGEVMVKNLTPIYGRGNSIRETSVDSSLKIPLRPQARRVESWRQAIQRTAFTIPMEEMIRRLGSTFDLSREFSQSQPRNTDGPHDSPERSNSLLNRILTSRGMRRERTPVPVLPSEDIIDLREGSPTDYEVRDGHRLSSFFLRRSSSHPAAALLNLTSVINSAESLAAERLVESYFHDHPVDINQELPPPADDRDSLSSIAAVIHSESQTVDNAIEIDSTVSLSTSSSRRRNNASRISDVDTGDSRAPRRRRLH; encoded by the coding sequence ATGGCGGATGAGAATCCAAGTTCGAGAAATCTTGATCTCAATTTGGGACCTCTTGATAATTCAAGTAGTTATGATAGTTTGCCTGGATCCGGATCTTATCCATATGTTTCTATGAACCTGGAGGATTGGTTAGATGGTCCTGTTCATAGGGTAAGGGATGTTGTTAGGCAAAGGGGTCAACGGTGGCGGTCCTTGTGGAGGCAAGTTCCTATCCCGCCTGAAACTAGGAATCTTGCCCTAGAATTAAGTGGGGGGATTGACCAGCAGACTGGTGAGGGTAGTGTCGCAGCAGAGGAAAGGACTGTCGGGTCAGCCAAAGTGTGTGAAAATGGCGTTGGTTGTTTGGAAGATGGAGGCCTGGGTAAGAAGGAAGGTTGTGGGAAAAATGATGCTGATGATGGAAGCTTTTTCGATTGCAATATATGTTTGGATTTGGCCAAGGACCCTGTAGTTACTTGCTGCGGCCACTTGTTTTGCTGGCCGTGTCTTTACCGGTGGCTACATCATCATTCAGATGCGAAGGAATGTCCCGTTTGCAAGGGAGAGGTGATGGTTAAAAATTTGACTCCAATATATGGCCGGGGAAATAGCATAAGGGAAACAAGTGTTGATTCTAGCCTGAAGATCCCTCTCCGGCCTCAAGCACGGCGAGTTGAGAGCTGGAGGCAAGCCATTCAGAGGACAGCATTCACTATCCCAATGGAGGAAATGATTCGACGACTTGGAAGTACATTTGATCTTAGCCGGGAATTTTCCCAATCGCAGCCACGAAATACTGACGGTCCTCACGACTCACCTGAGAGAAGTAACTCGTTACTCAACCGAATTCTAACATCAAGAGGAATGCGCAGGGAACGCACTCCTGTCCCTGTTCTGCCATCTGAGGACATAATTGACTTGAGGGAAGGAAGTCCAACTGATTACGAGGTGAGGGATGGTCACCGGCTTTCGTCATTTTTTCTTCGTAGGTCAAGTTCACATCCAGCTGCTGCATTATTGAATCTTACCTCGGTAATAAACTCTGCCGAGAGCCTGGCTGCTGAGAGGTTGGTAGAATCTTATTTTCACGACCATCCGGTAGACATAAATCAAGAACTGCCTCCACCTGCCGATGATAGGGATTCGTTATCGAGCATTGCTGCTGTCATACACTCCGAGAGTCAGACGGTTGATAATGCTATTGAAATCGACTCCACAGTATCCCTCTCTACTTCgtcttcaagaagaagaaacAATGCTTCAAGAATTTCTGACGTGGATACCGGAGATTCCCGTGCACCTAGGAGGAGGAGATTACATTGA